A region of Phalacrocorax carbo chromosome 7, bPhaCar2.1, whole genome shotgun sequence DNA encodes the following proteins:
- the SPHKAP gene encoding A-kinase anchor protein SPHKAP isoform X2: MAMAGHPPPAAAGPGRPPPAAPSSFESPLMHEVPEHQGSSTDSSASSLGSSVTACKKILCSNSLLESTDYWLQNQRTPCQIGFLEDKSESNCASVCFVNLDANRDDCSDEQVKQRLISVSPNLPKLISSMNVQPPKENEIVLLSGLASGNLQADYEVPQCPWLADVCLVQCARGDRKNSASCIIFEINKFLIGLELVQERQLQIEAHVLKPEDDTNCSVSSIEEDFLTASEHLEDDNEADEYKTGHEKLSVSETSSDVKKNKGKGFENLHYKKARLPFILEGNGINKDNAATRVSEAVNVVAEDGILQPEDKSDQEMLLQKELAGRATSSFSTTNLTSEVENSSSVHVLEDVSLTKMAKEELGPLYDPTVKHNSKTDGEDCAGIRKTGPPSQNERATTGQYATNLAESVLQDAFIRLSQSQPTFSEEAAVSISVGSSCKSEDVSVPRSWNELPKIVIVQSPDSSENVSEWPGSAFPNLCHWTESESSAEVSDYLEEEHSNGHGQSALEVALACAATVVGTISSPQAAEKFRWDQEATDSKSGAVGNEELHTASSQLLDDSAGTEYSFPSALCGMTQVASAVAVCGLGETKEEKYPAASSGLMSAAQTSAAITLHCSIAIGSSMEKLNNSIAEALLKEASIILTKPNTYKNVGHFMESINGKIIETAARPRIPHTDEVIRDELAQNLSNIILRHSVEEVRKKRQLHPHSENGSSTQDIFMETANELLFNVIYFTCKKMNDLRQVEECSPLFSEGTKAEKVTRAEGWSTQATARETSHSPLDHSAVKPFGTSYSTSASKDLGSVANTRKSNMKDVNSKESATLNSEPTGRATGHNTLVAKTSPKKRYLKRTARDCYKSPNQSNNHQKKKDYRSFSDREITVANNECRHGVQEQLSSSATMNAENQAKHKCDAVLNNGVQVSLSLLGNHVLLPSQPVLQVKHSRDKYCITDFAEELAETVVSMATEIAAICLENSNGKQPWFCAWKRGNEYLMTQSLSCKTMKRKKETHANGSVVRKHRAPRLSEIKRKTDEHPELKERLMNRVVDESINLEDTPDSVNVFANEVAAKIMNLTELSMVDSIWQGPNHPRNRLHCERWSRAKASSCESIPEEDSDSKASLNTLGLINTFGQPVSQTSSVSKQSSCESITDEFSRFMVNQMENEGRGFDLLLDYYAGKNANNILTSALQQVAKKTGHLNVRPSCPSKQSSTESITEEFYRYMLREIEKENKDNLSSPRNSKDWCDSLLPPSLRSPFCFRQSSVPDSRSSGSRLTVNVPIKANSLDGFAHHHQDSLSIQPVSTVASSGLCKSDSCLYQRCKTDQITDMLIHETWASSIESLMRKNKIIADEAEAAEADQFHSDSPPHVEQYANRLAANIVESGKNLIVVQQDSFDYTSQEHVLESKHPQSTTQIQSKPKRDGVNLDEKKEHVKSPGCLPAGQHREVPLIQIETDQRDEPDKESESLTSCGPSGKQQQSKEKPPEAFDGKHMVSSSLPSSNSPQNRPDAEIIGETKTAEEFPNHLSSSEESTGSWSQLANDEDNPDDTSSYLQLSERSLSNGNSSTTSSLGIMDLEIYQENVPSSPMINELVEEKVFLKDQTENTEESTSGLSVGTANCQKDLLVINFDLEPECPDVELRATLQWIAASELGIPTIYFKKSQENRIEKFLDVVQLVQRKSWKVGDIFHAVVQYCKLSEEGREMTPSLFDWLLELG; encoded by the exons AGGTTGATCAGCGTCTCTCCAAATCTCCCCAAACTCATCAGTTCAATGAACGTACAACcaccaaaggaaaatgaaatagtCCTGCTGAGTGGATTAGCATCAGGAAACCTTCAGGCCGATTATGAAGTTCCCCAG TGTCCTTGGCTGGCAGATGTCTGCTTGGTTCAGTGTGCGAGGGGGGACAGGAAAAACAGCGCAAGCTGCATCATTTTTGAAATAAACAAGTTTCTGATTGGACTTGAGCTCGTTCAGGAGAGACAGCTGCAGATAGAAGCTCATGTCTTAAAGCCCGAGGATGACACAAACTGCTCAGTGTCCTCAATAGAAGAAGATTTCCTCACAGCATCTGAGCACCTCGAGGATGACAACGAGGCTGATGAATATAAAACTG gtCATGAAAAATTAAGTGTTTCAGAAACATCTTCAGATGTcaaaaaaaataagggaaaggGATTTGAAAATCTCCACTACAAAAAAGCCAGGTTACCATTCATTCTTGAAGGGAACGGCATTAATAAAGATAATGCAGCTACTAGAGTCTCTGAAGCTGTGAATGTTGTGGCTGAAGATGGCATCTTACAACCTGAAGATAAATCAGACCAGGAAATGTTGTTGCAAAAGGAATTAGCTGGAAGAGCTACTTCATCCTTTAGTACTACTAATTTGACTAGTGAGGTTGAAAATTCCTCCTCAGTGCATGTGTTAGAAGATGTATCTTTAACCAAAATGGCTAAAGAGGAGCTGGGGCCTCTGTATGACCCAACAGTGAAACACAACAGTAAGACAGACGGAGAGGATTGTGCAGGTATCAGGAAAACTGGTCCTCCCTCGCAAAATGAGCGGGCAACTACAGGTCAGTATGCCACAAATTTAGCAGAATCTGTTCTGCAAGATGCGTTCATTAGGCTGTCACAGTCTCAACCCACTTTTAGTGAGGAGGCTGCTGTCAGCATCTCTGTAGGAAGCTCCTGCAAGTCAGAAGATGTATCTGTTCCCCGATCGTGGAATGAACTTCCAAAGATCGTCATAGTGCAAAGTCCAGACAGTTCTGAGAATGTTTCTGAGTGGCCAGGGTCTGCCTTCCCCAACCTGTGCCACTGGACTGAATCAGAAAGTTCTGCTGAAGTTTCAGATTACTTAGAGGAAGAACATTCAAATGGACATGGCCAGAGTGCACTGGAAGTGGCTCTGGCTTGTGCAGCCACTGTTGTTGGAACCATTTCCAGTCCCCAGGCTGCAGAAAAGTTCAGATGGGATCAAGAAGCCACAGACTCTAAAAGTGGAGCGGTTGGTAATGAAGAGCTACACACAGCATCTTCACAGCTACTTGATGACAGTGCTGGCACAGAATATTCATTTCCATCTGCACTGTGTGGCATGACTCAAGTAGCAAGTGCTGTAGCCGTCTGTGGTCTGGGTGAAACGAAGGAAGAGAAGTACCCTGCAGCATCGAGTGGACTTATGTCTGCTGCTCAGACTTCTGCAGCCATTACTCTTCATTGCAGCATAGCTATAGGAAGCAGCATGGAGAAACTGAATAATAGCATTGCAGAGGCACTTCTCAAAGAGGCATCAATAATTTTGACAAAACCCAACACATACAAAAATGTAGGGCATTTTATGGAATCcataaatggaaaaattattgAAACAGCAGCAAGGCCACGGATTCCACACACTGATGAAGTAATCAGGGATGAACTTGCACAAAACTTATCCAATATTATTCTACGACATTCTGTTGAAGAGGTTAGGAAGAAGAGACAGCTACACCCCCATTCAGAAAATGGCTCAAGTACGCAAGACATTTTCATGGAGACTGCAAATGAGttgctttttaatgtaatatattTCACTTGCAAGAAGATGAATGACTTAAGACAAGTTGAAGAGTgttctcctctcttttctgagggcacaaaagcagagaaagtaaCAAGAGCAGAAGGATGGTCAACACAGGCAACAGCACGTGAAACTTCACACAGCCCCCTTGATCACTCTGCTGTTAAGCCATTTGGTACATCCTACAGCACTAGTGCTAGCAAAGATCTTGGAAGTGTTGCAAACACTAGGAAAAGTAATATGAAAGATGTAAATAGCAAGGAAAGTGCCACACTGAATTCAGAACCAACAGGTAGAGCTACAGGGCATAACACACTTGTTGCAAAAACATCTCCCAAGAAAAGATACCTGAAAAGAACTGCACGAGACTGTTACAAATCCCCAAATCAGAGTAACAATcatcagaagaagaaagactACAGATCATTTTCAGACAGAGAAATTACCGTTGCAAACAATGAATGCAGGCATGGTGTTCAAGAACAGCTGTCTTCCAGTGCCACCATGAATGCAGAAAACCAGGCCAAGCATAAGTGTGATGCTGTGCTAAATAATGGCGTTCAGGTTAGCTTATCTCTGTTAGGAAATCATGTCTTGCTTCCTTCTCAGCCTGTCCTACAGGTGAAACATTCAAGGGACAAATATTGTATAACAGATTTTGCAGAAGAATTGGCAGAAACAGTTGTCTCTATGGCAACAGAAATAGCTGCCATTTGTCTTGAAAATTCGAATGGAAAGCAACCCTGGTTCTGTGCGTGGAAGAGAGGCAATGAATATCTGATGACCCAGAGTTTATCATGCAAAaccatgaaaaggaaaaaggaaacccATGCTAATGGTTCAGTTGTTCGGAAGCATAGGGCACCTAGACTTAGTGagatcaaaagaaaaactgatgagCATCCTGAGCTAAAGGAAAGATTGATGAATCGGGTAGTAGATGAATCTATAAACCTTGAGGATACACCAGATTCAGTCAATGTCTTTGCAAATGAAGTGGCTGCCAAGATCATGAACCTCACTGAACTCTCCATGGTTGATAGCATCTGGCAAGGTCCAAACCACCCCAGGAACAGGTTGCATTGTGAAAGATGGAGCCGAGCCAAGGCCTCAAGCTGCGAGAGCATACCAGAAGAGGACTCAGATTCCAAAGCCTCTCTCAATACCCTAGGCCTAATAAACACCTTTGGTCAACCTGTGAGCCAGACAAGTTCTGTCTCAAAGCAGTCTAGTTGCGAAAGCATTACAGATGAATTTTCAAGATTTATGGTGAACCAGAtggaaaatgaaggaagaggTTTTGATTTATTACTGGATTATtatgcaggaaaaaatgcaaacaacatCTTAACTTCTGCTTTGCAACAGGTAGCCAAGAAAACTGGACATCTTAATGTAAGACCAAGTTGCCCATCCAAACAGTCCAGCACAGAAAGCATAACAGAAGAATTTTATAGGTATATGCtaagagaaatagaaaaggaaaataaagataatttatCTTCCCCTAGGAATTCGAAGGACTGGTGTGACAGTTTGCTACCACCCTCTCTACGATCACCTTTTTGCTTTAGGCAATCGTCAGTGCCTGACAGCAGATCATCAGGCTCTAGGCTAACAGTTAATGTCCCAATTAAAGCAAATTCATTAGATGGATTTGCCCACCATCACCAAGATTCCTTAAGCATACAGCCAGTCAGTACCGTGGCTTCTTCAGGTCTTTGCAAGTCTGACTCATGCCTTTACCAACGATGCAAGACTGACCAGATAACAGATATGTTGATTCACGAGACGTGGGCAAGTTCTATTGAATCTTTAATGCGCAAGAACAAAATCATAGCAGATGAGGCGGAGGCTGCAGAGGCAGACCAGTTTCACAGTGATTCCCCACCACATGTGGAACAATATGCAAACAGACTGGCTGCAAATATTGTTGAAAGTGGGAAAAATTTAATTGTTGTCCAGCAGGATTCCTTTGATTATACAAGCCAAGAACATGTGCTGGAAAGCAAACATCCCCAAAGCACAACTCAGATTCAATCAAAACCCAAAAGGGATGGAGTAAATTTGGATGAGAAAAAAGAGCATGTGAAGAGCCCTGGATGTCTCCCTGCAGGTCAGCACAGGGAAGTGCCTTTAATTCAGATAGAAACTGATCAACGAGATGAGCCAGATAAAGAATCAGAGTCCTTAACTTCATGTGGcccttctggaaagcagcagcaaagcaaggaaaagccCCCAGAAGCTTTTGATGGGAAACACATGgtttccagttctctcccaaGTAG CAACAGTCCTCAGAACAGACCAGATGCTGAAATCATAGGAGAGACAAAAACAGCTGAAGAATTTCCAAACCATCTCAGCAGCAGTGAAGAAAGCACTGGCAGCTGGTCCCAGCTAGCTAACGATGAGGACAATCCTGACGACACAAGTAGCTACTTACAACTCAGCGAGCGATCCCTGAG CAATGGCAACAGCAGTACAACTAGCAGTCTTGGCATTATGGACCTGGAAATTTATCAGGAGAACGTGCCATCTTCTCCTATGATTAA TGAATTAGTAGAAGAAAAGGTTTTCCTTAAAGAccagacagaaaatacagagg aaagtacTTCTGGGCTTTCAGTGGGAACAGCCAATTGTCAAAAGGACCTACTGGTGATAAACTTTGATCTGGAACCAGAGTGCCCTGATGTGGAGCTGCGAGCCACCCTGCAGTGGATAGCTGCTTCTGAACTTGGAATTCCAACCATCTATTTTAAGAAATctcaggaaaacagaattgAAAAG tttttagATGTTGTACAATTAGTTCAACGGAAGTCCTGGAAAGTGGGGGATATCTTTCATGCCGTGGTGCAGTACTGCAAGCTCagtgaggaaggcagagagatgACACCAAGCCTGTTTGACTGGCTTCTTGAATTGGGTTAA
- the SPHKAP gene encoding A-kinase anchor protein SPHKAP isoform X1 has protein sequence MTFIMRSQQRSPVCCWSHPTPRRRVPVPAPQTERNTSNFSRRPALGAALTPLQRSSSNADQPPPVMSRPGTRCPPALCSFESPLMHEVPEHQGSSTDSSASSLGSSVTACKKILCSNSLLESTDYWLQNQRTPCQIGFLEDKSESNCASVCFVNLDANRDDCSDEQVKQRLISVSPNLPKLISSMNVQPPKENEIVLLSGLASGNLQADYEVPQCPWLADVCLVQCARGDRKNSASCIIFEINKFLIGLELVQERQLQIEAHVLKPEDDTNCSVSSIEEDFLTASEHLEDDNEADEYKTGHEKLSVSETSSDVKKNKGKGFENLHYKKARLPFILEGNGINKDNAATRVSEAVNVVAEDGILQPEDKSDQEMLLQKELAGRATSSFSTTNLTSEVENSSSVHVLEDVSLTKMAKEELGPLYDPTVKHNSKTDGEDCAGIRKTGPPSQNERATTGQYATNLAESVLQDAFIRLSQSQPTFSEEAAVSISVGSSCKSEDVSVPRSWNELPKIVIVQSPDSSENVSEWPGSAFPNLCHWTESESSAEVSDYLEEEHSNGHGQSALEVALACAATVVGTISSPQAAEKFRWDQEATDSKSGAVGNEELHTASSQLLDDSAGTEYSFPSALCGMTQVASAVAVCGLGETKEEKYPAASSGLMSAAQTSAAITLHCSIAIGSSMEKLNNSIAEALLKEASIILTKPNTYKNVGHFMESINGKIIETAARPRIPHTDEVIRDELAQNLSNIILRHSVEEVRKKRQLHPHSENGSSTQDIFMETANELLFNVIYFTCKKMNDLRQVEECSPLFSEGTKAEKVTRAEGWSTQATARETSHSPLDHSAVKPFGTSYSTSASKDLGSVANTRKSNMKDVNSKESATLNSEPTGRATGHNTLVAKTSPKKRYLKRTARDCYKSPNQSNNHQKKKDYRSFSDREITVANNECRHGVQEQLSSSATMNAENQAKHKCDAVLNNGVQVSLSLLGNHVLLPSQPVLQVKHSRDKYCITDFAEELAETVVSMATEIAAICLENSNGKQPWFCAWKRGNEYLMTQSLSCKTMKRKKETHANGSVVRKHRAPRLSEIKRKTDEHPELKERLMNRVVDESINLEDTPDSVNVFANEVAAKIMNLTELSMVDSIWQGPNHPRNRLHCERWSRAKASSCESIPEEDSDSKASLNTLGLINTFGQPVSQTSSVSKQSSCESITDEFSRFMVNQMENEGRGFDLLLDYYAGKNANNILTSALQQVAKKTGHLNVRPSCPSKQSSTESITEEFYRYMLREIEKENKDNLSSPRNSKDWCDSLLPPSLRSPFCFRQSSVPDSRSSGSRLTVNVPIKANSLDGFAHHHQDSLSIQPVSTVASSGLCKSDSCLYQRCKTDQITDMLIHETWASSIESLMRKNKIIADEAEAAEADQFHSDSPPHVEQYANRLAANIVESGKNLIVVQQDSFDYTSQEHVLESKHPQSTTQIQSKPKRDGVNLDEKKEHVKSPGCLPAGQHREVPLIQIETDQRDEPDKESESLTSCGPSGKQQQSKEKPPEAFDGKHMVSSSLPSSNSPQNRPDAEIIGETKTAEEFPNHLSSSEESTGSWSQLANDEDNPDDTSSYLQLSERSLSNGNSSTTSSLGIMDLEIYQENVPSSPMINELVEEKVFLKDQTENTEESTSGLSVGTANCQKDLLVINFDLEPECPDVELRATLQWIAASELGIPTIYFKKSQENRIEKFLDVVQLVQRKSWKVGDIFHAVVQYCKLSEEGREMTPSLFDWLLELG, from the exons AGGTTGATCAGCGTCTCTCCAAATCTCCCCAAACTCATCAGTTCAATGAACGTACAACcaccaaaggaaaatgaaatagtCCTGCTGAGTGGATTAGCATCAGGAAACCTTCAGGCCGATTATGAAGTTCCCCAG TGTCCTTGGCTGGCAGATGTCTGCTTGGTTCAGTGTGCGAGGGGGGACAGGAAAAACAGCGCAAGCTGCATCATTTTTGAAATAAACAAGTTTCTGATTGGACTTGAGCTCGTTCAGGAGAGACAGCTGCAGATAGAAGCTCATGTCTTAAAGCCCGAGGATGACACAAACTGCTCAGTGTCCTCAATAGAAGAAGATTTCCTCACAGCATCTGAGCACCTCGAGGATGACAACGAGGCTGATGAATATAAAACTG gtCATGAAAAATTAAGTGTTTCAGAAACATCTTCAGATGTcaaaaaaaataagggaaaggGATTTGAAAATCTCCACTACAAAAAAGCCAGGTTACCATTCATTCTTGAAGGGAACGGCATTAATAAAGATAATGCAGCTACTAGAGTCTCTGAAGCTGTGAATGTTGTGGCTGAAGATGGCATCTTACAACCTGAAGATAAATCAGACCAGGAAATGTTGTTGCAAAAGGAATTAGCTGGAAGAGCTACTTCATCCTTTAGTACTACTAATTTGACTAGTGAGGTTGAAAATTCCTCCTCAGTGCATGTGTTAGAAGATGTATCTTTAACCAAAATGGCTAAAGAGGAGCTGGGGCCTCTGTATGACCCAACAGTGAAACACAACAGTAAGACAGACGGAGAGGATTGTGCAGGTATCAGGAAAACTGGTCCTCCCTCGCAAAATGAGCGGGCAACTACAGGTCAGTATGCCACAAATTTAGCAGAATCTGTTCTGCAAGATGCGTTCATTAGGCTGTCACAGTCTCAACCCACTTTTAGTGAGGAGGCTGCTGTCAGCATCTCTGTAGGAAGCTCCTGCAAGTCAGAAGATGTATCTGTTCCCCGATCGTGGAATGAACTTCCAAAGATCGTCATAGTGCAAAGTCCAGACAGTTCTGAGAATGTTTCTGAGTGGCCAGGGTCTGCCTTCCCCAACCTGTGCCACTGGACTGAATCAGAAAGTTCTGCTGAAGTTTCAGATTACTTAGAGGAAGAACATTCAAATGGACATGGCCAGAGTGCACTGGAAGTGGCTCTGGCTTGTGCAGCCACTGTTGTTGGAACCATTTCCAGTCCCCAGGCTGCAGAAAAGTTCAGATGGGATCAAGAAGCCACAGACTCTAAAAGTGGAGCGGTTGGTAATGAAGAGCTACACACAGCATCTTCACAGCTACTTGATGACAGTGCTGGCACAGAATATTCATTTCCATCTGCACTGTGTGGCATGACTCAAGTAGCAAGTGCTGTAGCCGTCTGTGGTCTGGGTGAAACGAAGGAAGAGAAGTACCCTGCAGCATCGAGTGGACTTATGTCTGCTGCTCAGACTTCTGCAGCCATTACTCTTCATTGCAGCATAGCTATAGGAAGCAGCATGGAGAAACTGAATAATAGCATTGCAGAGGCACTTCTCAAAGAGGCATCAATAATTTTGACAAAACCCAACACATACAAAAATGTAGGGCATTTTATGGAATCcataaatggaaaaattattgAAACAGCAGCAAGGCCACGGATTCCACACACTGATGAAGTAATCAGGGATGAACTTGCACAAAACTTATCCAATATTATTCTACGACATTCTGTTGAAGAGGTTAGGAAGAAGAGACAGCTACACCCCCATTCAGAAAATGGCTCAAGTACGCAAGACATTTTCATGGAGACTGCAAATGAGttgctttttaatgtaatatattTCACTTGCAAGAAGATGAATGACTTAAGACAAGTTGAAGAGTgttctcctctcttttctgagggcacaaaagcagagaaagtaaCAAGAGCAGAAGGATGGTCAACACAGGCAACAGCACGTGAAACTTCACACAGCCCCCTTGATCACTCTGCTGTTAAGCCATTTGGTACATCCTACAGCACTAGTGCTAGCAAAGATCTTGGAAGTGTTGCAAACACTAGGAAAAGTAATATGAAAGATGTAAATAGCAAGGAAAGTGCCACACTGAATTCAGAACCAACAGGTAGAGCTACAGGGCATAACACACTTGTTGCAAAAACATCTCCCAAGAAAAGATACCTGAAAAGAACTGCACGAGACTGTTACAAATCCCCAAATCAGAGTAACAATcatcagaagaagaaagactACAGATCATTTTCAGACAGAGAAATTACCGTTGCAAACAATGAATGCAGGCATGGTGTTCAAGAACAGCTGTCTTCCAGTGCCACCATGAATGCAGAAAACCAGGCCAAGCATAAGTGTGATGCTGTGCTAAATAATGGCGTTCAGGTTAGCTTATCTCTGTTAGGAAATCATGTCTTGCTTCCTTCTCAGCCTGTCCTACAGGTGAAACATTCAAGGGACAAATATTGTATAACAGATTTTGCAGAAGAATTGGCAGAAACAGTTGTCTCTATGGCAACAGAAATAGCTGCCATTTGTCTTGAAAATTCGAATGGAAAGCAACCCTGGTTCTGTGCGTGGAAGAGAGGCAATGAATATCTGATGACCCAGAGTTTATCATGCAAAaccatgaaaaggaaaaaggaaacccATGCTAATGGTTCAGTTGTTCGGAAGCATAGGGCACCTAGACTTAGTGagatcaaaagaaaaactgatgagCATCCTGAGCTAAAGGAAAGATTGATGAATCGGGTAGTAGATGAATCTATAAACCTTGAGGATACACCAGATTCAGTCAATGTCTTTGCAAATGAAGTGGCTGCCAAGATCATGAACCTCACTGAACTCTCCATGGTTGATAGCATCTGGCAAGGTCCAAACCACCCCAGGAACAGGTTGCATTGTGAAAGATGGAGCCGAGCCAAGGCCTCAAGCTGCGAGAGCATACCAGAAGAGGACTCAGATTCCAAAGCCTCTCTCAATACCCTAGGCCTAATAAACACCTTTGGTCAACCTGTGAGCCAGACAAGTTCTGTCTCAAAGCAGTCTAGTTGCGAAAGCATTACAGATGAATTTTCAAGATTTATGGTGAACCAGAtggaaaatgaaggaagaggTTTTGATTTATTACTGGATTATtatgcaggaaaaaatgcaaacaacatCTTAACTTCTGCTTTGCAACAGGTAGCCAAGAAAACTGGACATCTTAATGTAAGACCAAGTTGCCCATCCAAACAGTCCAGCACAGAAAGCATAACAGAAGAATTTTATAGGTATATGCtaagagaaatagaaaaggaaaataaagataatttatCTTCCCCTAGGAATTCGAAGGACTGGTGTGACAGTTTGCTACCACCCTCTCTACGATCACCTTTTTGCTTTAGGCAATCGTCAGTGCCTGACAGCAGATCATCAGGCTCTAGGCTAACAGTTAATGTCCCAATTAAAGCAAATTCATTAGATGGATTTGCCCACCATCACCAAGATTCCTTAAGCATACAGCCAGTCAGTACCGTGGCTTCTTCAGGTCTTTGCAAGTCTGACTCATGCCTTTACCAACGATGCAAGACTGACCAGATAACAGATATGTTGATTCACGAGACGTGGGCAAGTTCTATTGAATCTTTAATGCGCAAGAACAAAATCATAGCAGATGAGGCGGAGGCTGCAGAGGCAGACCAGTTTCACAGTGATTCCCCACCACATGTGGAACAATATGCAAACAGACTGGCTGCAAATATTGTTGAAAGTGGGAAAAATTTAATTGTTGTCCAGCAGGATTCCTTTGATTATACAAGCCAAGAACATGTGCTGGAAAGCAAACATCCCCAAAGCACAACTCAGATTCAATCAAAACCCAAAAGGGATGGAGTAAATTTGGATGAGAAAAAAGAGCATGTGAAGAGCCCTGGATGTCTCCCTGCAGGTCAGCACAGGGAAGTGCCTTTAATTCAGATAGAAACTGATCAACGAGATGAGCCAGATAAAGAATCAGAGTCCTTAACTTCATGTGGcccttctggaaagcagcagcaaagcaaggaaaagccCCCAGAAGCTTTTGATGGGAAACACATGgtttccagttctctcccaaGTAG CAACAGTCCTCAGAACAGACCAGATGCTGAAATCATAGGAGAGACAAAAACAGCTGAAGAATTTCCAAACCATCTCAGCAGCAGTGAAGAAAGCACTGGCAGCTGGTCCCAGCTAGCTAACGATGAGGACAATCCTGACGACACAAGTAGCTACTTACAACTCAGCGAGCGATCCCTGAG CAATGGCAACAGCAGTACAACTAGCAGTCTTGGCATTATGGACCTGGAAATTTATCAGGAGAACGTGCCATCTTCTCCTATGATTAA TGAATTAGTAGAAGAAAAGGTTTTCCTTAAAGAccagacagaaaatacagagg aaagtacTTCTGGGCTTTCAGTGGGAACAGCCAATTGTCAAAAGGACCTACTGGTGATAAACTTTGATCTGGAACCAGAGTGCCCTGATGTGGAGCTGCGAGCCACCCTGCAGTGGATAGCTGCTTCTGAACTTGGAATTCCAACCATCTATTTTAAGAAATctcaggaaaacagaattgAAAAG tttttagATGTTGTACAATTAGTTCAACGGAAGTCCTGGAAAGTGGGGGATATCTTTCATGCCGTGGTGCAGTACTGCAAGCTCagtgaggaaggcagagagatgACACCAAGCCTGTTTGACTGGCTTCTTGAATTGGGTTAA